In Girardinichthys multiradiatus isolate DD_20200921_A chromosome 18, DD_fGirMul_XY1, whole genome shotgun sequence, a single window of DNA contains:
- the p2ry12 gene encoding P2Y purinoceptor 12 isoform X1 — protein MDGNITSALFLKNHSHINSSCSRNNFFKMIILPVLYSCLFLVGLALNSVAVWVFFRIPSRSHFIIYLKNIVVADVVMTLTFPFKVLSDSNMAPSYMRIFVCRVSSVLFYLTMYISILFFGLISIDRCRKTLMPFKGTNSARLTRRKLLSCAIWSFLLILCLPNVILTQKIPTSSHFKCSDLKTEAGLFWHEVVNHICQVIFWGNFITVIICYTLISKELYKSYSRTKSHSTEGTISLATRRETNRKSPQAKRKMNANVFLVLAVFFVCFVPFHFARTPYTISQTRGVLFDCKLRLFFFQLKESTLFLSSLNAILDPLIYFFLCRSFRTTLFKTLRLPPGICSWLTERGSDTDTVRDSSAAT, from the exons ATGGATGGAAATATAACCTCAGCCCTATTCCTCAAAAATCACAGCCACATCAACAGCAGCTGCTCCCGTAATAACTTTTTTAAGATGATTATTTTACCTGTTTTGTACTCCTGTCTTTTTCTGGTGGGACTCGCTCTTAATTCTGTGGCAGTGTGGGTGTTTTTTCGCATCCCATCTCGGTCTCACTTCATTATTTACCTGAAGAATATTGTTGTTGCAGACGTCGTCATGACACTGACGTTCCCCTTCAAG gtgCTGTCTGACTCCAACATGGCGCCATCTTACATGAGGATTTTTGTATGTCGAGTCTCCTCTGTGTTGTTTTACCTCACAATGTACATCAGCATTCTTTTCTTTGGGCTCATCAGCATCGATCGCTGCAGAAAGACCCTGATGCCGTTCAAGGGCACTAACTCTGCTCGGCTGACCCGCAGGAAACTCCTCTCATGTGCTATCTGGAGCTTTCTGCTGATCCTTTGTCTGCCGAATGTGATTCTTACACAAAAAATTCCAACTTCTTCACATTTCAAGTGCAGTGACCTCAAGACAGAAGCTGGGCTCTTTTGGCATGAGGTGGTAAATCATATCTGTCAAGTAATTTTCTGGGGGAACTTTATTACTGTAATAATATGTTACACTCTAATTTCCAAAGAACTGTACAAATCCTACTCCCGCACTAAATCCCACAGCACGGAAGGAACAATATCATTAGCCACAAGAAGAGAAACAAATCGGAAGTCTCCCCAAGCCAAGagaaaaatgaatgcaaatgTATTCCTGGTGCTAGCAgtgttctttgtgtgctttGTACCATTTCACTTTGCCCGAACTCCTTACACAATAAGCCAGACCAGAGGGGTTCTCTTTGATTGCAAGctcaggcttttttttttccagctaaaGGAAAGCACACTTTTCCTCTCTTCCCTAAATGCCATACTGGACCCTCTGATCTACTTTTTCCTCTGTCGATCCTTCAGGACCACTTTGTTCAAGACCCTGCGTCTACCTCCTGGTATCTGCAGCTGGTTAACAGAAAGAGGGTCAGATACAGATACAGTCAGAGACTCATCTGCAGCTACATAA
- the p2ry12 gene encoding P2Y purinoceptor 12 isoform X2 — translation MTSGQNSEEREQEIILIHIIKTIRSLAEAYRKYFSERNRSCRILQVLSDSNMAPSYMRIFVCRVSSVLFYLTMYISILFFGLISIDRCRKTLMPFKGTNSARLTRRKLLSCAIWSFLLILCLPNVILTQKIPTSSHFKCSDLKTEAGLFWHEVVNHICQVIFWGNFITVIICYTLISKELYKSYSRTKSHSTEGTISLATRRETNRKSPQAKRKMNANVFLVLAVFFVCFVPFHFARTPYTISQTRGVLFDCKLRLFFFQLKESTLFLSSLNAILDPLIYFFLCRSFRTTLFKTLRLPPGICSWLTERGSDTDTVRDSSAAT, via the exons ATGACATCTGGACAGAATTCTGAGGAGAGAGAGCAAGAAATCATACTGATACACATCATCAAAACTATCAGGTCGCTTGCAGAAGcttacagaaaatatttttcagaaagGAACAGATCCTGCAGGATCCTGCAG gtgCTGTCTGACTCCAACATGGCGCCATCTTACATGAGGATTTTTGTATGTCGAGTCTCCTCTGTGTTGTTTTACCTCACAATGTACATCAGCATTCTTTTCTTTGGGCTCATCAGCATCGATCGCTGCAGAAAGACCCTGATGCCGTTCAAGGGCACTAACTCTGCTCGGCTGACCCGCAGGAAACTCCTCTCATGTGCTATCTGGAGCTTTCTGCTGATCCTTTGTCTGCCGAATGTGATTCTTACACAAAAAATTCCAACTTCTTCACATTTCAAGTGCAGTGACCTCAAGACAGAAGCTGGGCTCTTTTGGCATGAGGTGGTAAATCATATCTGTCAAGTAATTTTCTGGGGGAACTTTATTACTGTAATAATATGTTACACTCTAATTTCCAAAGAACTGTACAAATCCTACTCCCGCACTAAATCCCACAGCACGGAAGGAACAATATCATTAGCCACAAGAAGAGAAACAAATCGGAAGTCTCCCCAAGCCAAGagaaaaatgaatgcaaatgTATTCCTGGTGCTAGCAgtgttctttgtgtgctttGTACCATTTCACTTTGCCCGAACTCCTTACACAATAAGCCAGACCAGAGGGGTTCTCTTTGATTGCAAGctcaggcttttttttttccagctaaaGGAAAGCACACTTTTCCTCTCTTCCCTAAATGCCATACTGGACCCTCTGATCTACTTTTTCCTCTGTCGATCCTTCAGGACCACTTTGTTCAAGACCCTGCGTCTACCTCCTGGTATCTGCAGCTGGTTAACAGAAAGAGGGTCAGATACAGATACAGTCAGAGACTCATCTGCAGCTACATAA
- the LOC124884722 gene encoding P2Y purinoceptor 13-like, which yields MADYLDLQIYANQQDAVDHSLYTSLNQSECDSFTYNAYIVPTLFLLMFPIALLLNVVAAWVSVHLKSTSTFVVYLKNLVAADIIMTLMIPVKAVGDFPGTWEQLYGPTCRFFTVIFYNAQYTCIALLGLISLDRFFKIMMPQSRLLGQSLTMSKVISATVWLVLFGGTGLPNILLTNKSVANISLITTCVVLKGPAGVKFHETTSLLLNIFFWLVSLVIMVCYICIANRVIQSYRNSGSNNSNGKQKIKLRVFLVVIVFFISFGPYHMIRIPYTSQQVSYSKTDCSHTYEYLRFAKELSHWLATTNICMDPLIYVFLCREFKEKLMSMMKTGFISFKGNSK from the exons ATGGCTGATTACTTGGATCTACAAATTTATGCTAATCAACAAG aTGCAGTGGACCATTCTCTCTATACATCTCTCAATCAATCAGAGTGTGACAGTTTTACCTACAACGCTTACATAGTTCCAACTCTCTTCTTGTTGATGTTCCCAATAGCCTTGTTGTTGAATGTTGTGGCAGCATGGGTGTCTGTGCATCTGAAGTCTACCTCCACTTTTGTCGTGTACCTGAAAAATCTAGTAGCTGCTGACATAATTATGACCCTGATGATCCCAGTCAAAGCTGTTGGAGACTTTCCTGGCACATGGGAACAACTATATGGACCAACATGTCGTTTTTTCACTGTCATTTTCTACAATGCACAGTACACATGTATCGCACTGTTGGGACTAATCAGTCTGGATCGCTTCTTTAAGATCATGATGCCACAAAGCAGATTGCTTGGGCAAAGTCTGACCATGAGCAAAGTGATATCTGCCACAGTCTGGCTTGTTCTGTTCGGAGGTACAGGTTTGCCAAATATCCTACTGACGAACAAATCAGTAGCCAATATATCATTAATCACCACGTGTGTTGTTCTGAAAGGACCAGCAGGAGTAAAGTTCCATGAAACAACATCTCTCCTCCTGAACATATTCTTTTGGCTGGTTAGTTTGGTCATCATGGTTTGCTACATCTGCATCGCAAACAGAGTCATCCAGTCCTACAGAAACTCTGGTAGCAACAACAGCAATGGAAAGCAGAAAATCAAACTGCGCGTTTTTCTCGTTGTCATTGTGTTTTTCATCTCATTTGGTCCATACCACATGATCAGGATCCCGTACACGTCTCAGCAAGTCAGCTATTCTAAAACAGACTGCTCTCACACCTATGAATATTTAAGGTTTGCCAAGGAACTCAGCCACTGGCTTGCTACAACAAACATCTGCATGGACCCCCTGATCTATGTCTTCCTTTGTCGAGAGTTCAAGGAGAAACTAATGTCAATGATGAAAACcggctttatttcttttaaagggaattcaaaataa